In the Desulfurispora thermophila DSM 16022 genome, ACAACAAAATTTGCTTGCAGCACCCCAATATCTCTTCTCCCCAATTGTTTAACCAGCTGGTATTGCAAACTGCGCGCCAATTCTGAAGAGTGCTGTTGGAGCTGCTGGTTCTCTTCCGCAGGTGTGCGTACAAAATATGTACTTGTACCCCCGTATGTTGAATTCTGATTGGAGTTACAGTGCACACTGACAAAAAGAGCCGCCCCCGCACGGTTAGCAATAGCAGTGCGCTCGTACAGGTCAACATATGAATCGTCAGAGCGAGTGAGCAAAACCTCTACCCCCTTCCGGCGCAACAGCTCAGCTAACCTCAATACAATATCCAGGTTAATACTCTTCTCCTTTGTACCATTCTTGCCGATAGCACCGGGGTCGCTACCGCCATGTCCGGCATCCAGCACAATCAAATTTTTCCCCGCACTTTTTTTATCTCCCGCCGGGCTGAGGAAGAGATGAATTGTCCCTGTCTGTTCGTCAACTTTGCTTTCCCAAACGACTTCTGCTTGCAAATCCAGAACCACCCGCACCTGGTCGGGCTCTTTGCTGAAATAACCAACCCTAATCTGGCTAACCAGAGGTGCTCCTGCTTTTACATCTGTCACTCCGCTGGCGGGCCGGGCATCGGGAATATCCACCACCAGCCGGCGGGGATTATCAAGTTTAAAAATATTATATTTCCTGGTTACATTGCTCAAGTGCAAAGATACCGTTTCAAATAATCCGTCCACAGAATGTGTGACCCCCTGCAACTCAACCGTTGCAGAGCTGTGAATACGATTGTCCACATCTTCCGGTACTACAGCCTGTCCATCACTGCGGTTAACGTCCCCCCTGGATACACCACCCACTGGAATAATACCGCCGTGGTCACCCAGCTGCACTAGAGAAGCGATAAGCCAGCCCGTCTGACCGCCAGACAGCCGTACTTGATACCAGTCATTGGTTTTATCCAGCAAAAACAAAGGGGTTCCGTAAGGCAACTGGCCCAGTATATTATAGTTTGTACCCGGTCCGCTGCGCAGGTTAACAGTATTCCCGGCTACAAAACCTGTACCTAATACAGCAGTAGCCGGTGGTTTATGCGTATCTTTATTGATGCTACCAGACGACGAATTATTACTGCTATAATTTACCAGCCAGCCGGCTACCCAGGCACTCCCTTTGCCGTATTGCACCTGATACCAGCCATTCTTCTCCTGCCAAACGACCAGTTTAGTTCCATTGCTCGCTTTTCCCACTACCGGATAATTGGTACCCGGGCCGCTGCGCAAGTTTACCAGACTTGCATTTACCACCACAGATTTGTTATTTGCTCCTGTTGTACTGCTCTGCCCTACTTTTGTCCCGTTGCTAACCTTGTTGACCAACCAGCCAGCCACCCAGGCACTCCCTTTGCCGTATTGCACCTGATACCAGCCATTCTTCTCCTGCCAAACGACCAGTTTAGTTCCATTGCTCGCTTTTCCCACTACCGGATAATTGGTACCCGGGCCGCTGCGCAAATTAACCAAACTGGATTTTACAATCACGGTTGTCGTCCCAGCCGCTAGCGGACTGGTTAGACAAAAGAATAATAAGAACAGACCGACGTACCATACATATTGTCTACATCTCACGTCATTCTCAACCCCTTAATTTTGTTGTTACATGAAATATCCATAACAAATTACCTTTTTATGTATATTGACGAAAAATATTGCAATTTGGTTCCCTTCATCGAAAAAAATAACCCCCTTTTCTCCCGGACAAAATAATCTACAGCATTACATGAAGCAGTAGGTGAGAAAATGACCAGATTTGCGAAACCATTTATCTATTCACTTATAGCCGCTTTTATCTTTGTTTTTCCCCTAAAGGCCCAAGCCAACGTGTATGTCTGCCCGCAAGCCGGAAGCCTGCTCACACGCCAAGTATGGAAAAAAAGCGTTCCCACTTATTCCCCGGTGGCTATTGTGATCAATGTCAACCAGCGCAAACTTCTACTGATACGTAACGGTATGCCCGTCCGTTCTTATCCGGTCGCTGTTGGTAAAAGTTCTACCCCCACACCGATTGGGCAGTGGAAAGTGATTCATAAAAGTACCAATTGGGGAACCGGTTTTGGCACGCGTTGGCTGGGACTGAATGTACCCTGGGGCATTTATGGTATTCACGGCACTAACAAGCCCGGATCAATTG is a window encoding:
- a CDS encoding N-acetylmuramoyl-L-alanine amidase; this translates as MRCRQYVWYVGLFLLFFCLTSPLAAGTTTVIVKSSLVNLRSGPGTNYPVVGKASNGTKLVVWQEKNGWYQVQYGKGSAWVAGWLVNKVSNGTKVGQSSTTGANNKSVVVNASLVNLRSGPGTNYPVVGKASNGTKLVVWQEKNGWYQVQYGKGSAWVAGWLVNYSSNNSSSGSINKDTHKPPATAVLGTGFVAGNTVNLRSGPGTNYNILGQLPYGTPLFLLDKTNDWYQVRLSGGQTGWLIASLVQLGDHGGIIPVGGVSRGDVNRSDGQAVVPEDVDNRIHSSATVELQGVTHSVDGLFETVSLHLSNVTRKYNIFKLDNPRRLVVDIPDARPASGVTDVKAGAPLVSQIRVGYFSKEPDQVRVVLDLQAEVVWESKVDEQTGTIHLFLSPAGDKKSAGKNLIVLDAGHGGSDPGAIGKNGTKEKSINLDIVLRLAELLRRKGVEVLLTRSDDSYVDLYERTAIANRAGAALFVSVHCNSNQNSTYGGTSTYFVRTPAEENQQLQQHSSELARSLQYQLVKQLGRRDIGVLQANFVVLRTSTMPAALVEVAFLSNAEEEALLNDDSFRQKAAQAIADGVLNYLQQKMAAN
- a CDS encoding L,D-transpeptidase family protein; its protein translation is MTRFAKPFIYSLIAAFIFVFPLKAQANVYVCPQAGSLLTRQVWKKSVPTYSPVAIVINVNQRKLLLIRNGMPVRSYPVAVGKSSTPTPIGQWKVIHKSTNWGTGFGTRWLGLNVPWGIYGIHGTNKPGSIGGWQSHGCIRMFNRHVEELYKQVPLGTTVYIIGNPFTYQSPPYKVLRRGDRGSAVLEVQKALVKQGYELTLDGIWGWQMEKAIIEFRRSKKLPPDNAVDDACYRALHLKK